The nucleotide window TCCAAATTGAACGCCGCGTGGTTCGTCGAGATCACCACGCAGTCATACGAACCGAGTACTTCCTTCGACCAGGCGACGGACTCCTTGCCCGCCCAGTTCATGTGCTCACGGGTCTTTCCGACGACCGGCACATGCGGGTCGTGGAAATCCACCTGTGCGCCGAGTTCGAGGAAACGGTCCATCAGCTCGAAGGTCGGCGACTCGCGCATGTCATCGACGTTCGCCTTGTAGGCGAGGCCGAGCAGCAGCACGCGGCTGCCTTTCACCGCCTTGCCACGGGAATTGAGAGCCTCCATCGCACGATGGATCACGTACTTCGGCATCGAGCGGTTGATCTCGCCAGCCAGCTCGATGAAGCGGGTGTGTACGCCGTATTCGCGGGCTTTCCACGTCAGGTAGAACGGGTCGATCGGGATGCAATGGCCGCCGAGGCCGGGGCCGGGATAGAAAGGCGTGAAGCCGAAGGGCTTGGTCGAGGCAGCGCGGATCACCTCCCAAATGTCGATGTCCATCGCATCGGCGGCGACTTTCAGTTCGTTGACGAGGCCGATGTTCACCGCGCGGAAGATGTTCTCCAACAGCTTGGTCAACTCGGCCACCTTGCAGGAGCTGACCGGCACGACCTGTTCGAAAGCGGCGCTGTAGAGTGCCACGCCCGCATCGAGGCAGGCCGGAGTGATGCCGCCCACCACCTTCGGGATGTTGGTGGCGGAGAACTTCGGATTGCCCGGGTCCTCGCGCTCCGGCGAATAGACGACGAAGAGATTGGTGCCGACCTTGAAACCCGCGGCCTCCACCCGCGTCACCACTTCCTCATCGGTGGTGCCGGGATAAGTGGTGCTTTCCAAGCTGATCGCCTGGCCTTCGCGCAGGTGCGGGACCACGGATTCCAGCGTGTCCGTCACGTAGCTCAGATCCGGCTCGAAGTGGTGGTCGAGCGGAGTCGGCACGCAGAGGATGATCGCATCGCACTCGGAGACGCGGCGGAAATCGGTGGTGGCATCCAGCGTTCCTGCGGCGCGCGCTTCTTCGACATGCTCGCCCGGGATGTGCTTGATGTAGCTCTCGCCGCGATGGAGGGCCTCCGGTTTCTTCGGATCAATGTCGAAGCCGACGGCCTTGAATCCGGCGCGGGCGTAGGCGAGCACGAGCGGCAGGCCGACGTAACCGAGGCCGACGACGCCGACGACGGCGGTTTTGGCGGAAAGTTTCTGCTGGAGATTCATGCGCGTTCGCGGACGCCGAAGCGTTCGAGGAGCTTGGCGGCTTCGGTCAGGGCCATGCCGGTGACCTGGTCCATGTTGTAATAGCGGTAGGTGGCGAGCCGGCCGGTGAAGGTGGTGTTCTCCTCCCCGGCGGCGAGTGCCGCGTAGCGCTGGTAGAGTTCCTTCGCATCGGCGGCGGGGACGGGATAAAACGGTTCATCCCCCGGAGTCCACGCTTTTGGAAACTCCCGCACGATGGTGGTGGCGTCCGTCTGCTGGCCGGTGGCGTGCTTGATCTCCACGATGCGGGTGAAGGGCACGTCCGCCTCCGGGTAGTTCACCTGCATCGCGGGCTGCCAGAAGCCCTGCTTGCCGGAGATCGCCTCGCGTTCCACCAGCTCGTCCGCCGTGAAGCTCTCATGCTCGAAGCGCAGCGAGCGGTAGGGCAGCGGACCGTAGCAGCGGTCGAAGTATTCGTCGATCGGGCCGGTGTAAACGAGATGCGTGTAGCTCCAGCGGTTCTTCGCTTCCTCGAAATCCACGCCGAGGTGGAGTTCCGCACCGGGCGAGGATTCCAGCATGCGCTGGAACATGGCGGTGTAACCTTCACGCGGCAGGGCTTGGAATTCCTCGCGCAGATAGCGGTCATCGCGGTTGGTGCGGATCGGGATGCGCCCGCAGACGGAGGGATCGAGATCCCGCGGGTGGCGCTGCCATTGCTTGAGCGTGTAGCCCTCGAAGAACAGCTCGTAGAGATCGCGGCCGACCTGGGAGATGATGACCTCCTCGGAGTTCGCGGGCTTGTCGATCTTCTCGCGGTGCTCCTCCAGCCAGGTCTCGAACTCCGCCGTGGTGGCCGGGCGGCCGATCCATTCCTCGAAAGTGTTGAGGTTGATCGGAAAGCTCCAGTAGCGCCCGGCGGCGTGGCTCTTGATCGTATAGTCGACCGGATGCCAGTCGGTGAAGCGGCTGAGGTAGCCGACGATCCGCGGCGAGTTCGTCCGGAAATAGTGCGGGCCGTAGGGATGGATCAGCACGCCCGCCTCGTCCTTGCGATCATAGGCATTGCCGCCGAAGTGATCGCGCTTGTCCACGATCACGCATTTCCAGCCCGCGTTCGAGAGCTGCTCGGCCATCACCAGCCCGGAGAATCCGGCGCCGACGATGAGAAAATCGATGTGGGTTTTGTCCGCCACGACTCGCTCAGACGGTGGCCACCACTCCGCGGAAGTACTCGATGGTGCGGGCGATGCCGTCATCGAAAGACACCACCGGCTCCCAGTGCAGGACATCCTTGGCGCGGGCGATGTCCGGCTTGCGGACCTTCGGATCGTCCGGAGGCATCGGGCGGTTCTCCACCTCCAGTTCAATGTCGAAGTGGCGGGCGATGGCCTCGCCGAACTGGTAGATGGTCATCTCATGCGGGTTGCCGATGTTGACCGGATCGTTGGTGTTGCTGCGTGCGAGCTTCCAGATGCCCTCGACGAGGTCGGAAACGTAGCAGAACGAACGGGTCTGACCGCCACCGCCGAACATGGTCATCGGCTCGCCGCGGAGGGCCTGACCGATGAAAGCGGGGACCACGCGGCCGTCGTCCAGACGCATGCGCGGGCCGTAGGTGTTGAAGATGCGGACGATCTTGGTGTCCACCCCGTGGGCGCGGTGGTAGGCCATCGTCACGGCCTCGGCATAGCGCTTGGCTTCATCGTAGCAACTGCGCACGCCCACCGGGTTCACATTGCCCCAGTAGCCTTCCGGCTGCGGGTGGATCTCCGGATCGCCATAGACCTCCGAGGTGGAGGCCACGAGATAGGTCGCGCCTTTCACCCGTGCGAGTTCGAGGGCGTTGTGTGAGGCGTAGGAACCGGCCTTCAGCGTCTCCAGCGGGATCTTCACGTAGTCGATCGGGCTGGCCGGGGATGCCATGTGGAACACGAAATCGACCGGGCCTTCGATTTCGAAGGACTCTGACACGTCCTGCTCGATGAATTGGAAATCCGGGTTGCCGATGAGGTGCTCGATGTTGCGGCGGTGGCCGGTCACGAAATTGTCCAGCGCGATCACCTTCAGGCCATCCGCCAGCAGGCGCTCGACCAGATGGGAGGGGACGAATCCGGCACCGCCGGTCACAACAGCGGTCTTGCCGCGCAGGAGAGCTGAATCTTTGACACTCATGGAAAACGTGGGAAGCCTGACACGCTGCCGCCCTTGGTCGATCTTTTGCTCTTCGCAAAAGAAACCTGGGGCGCGGACTCAGGGAATGGACGGCTGCCGCTCCACTCGGAAAGGCGTTGGTCACCGACATCCACGGGCAATTCCGGACTTTGTTCAACAAAAAATGAACAAACCCAGCCACGCGATCGGGGAGGCTGAAAGGAGGAGGAAAAACCGGACACCCGAGACCCGCTCCGGATTTATTTGGCCAGTGGAAGCTGATTTCCTATCCCTACCGCGGATGTCACGGCTCACCCTATTCCTCCCTTTGATGGCTTTGGCGCTTGGCGGTTGCGGATTGGCCCCGAGCGGACCAGCGGAACGCAGTCACTGAAAGCTCGCATCCACATCCAATGCTCCACGTTTTGTTCATTTGCAGCCGCAACCGCTGGCGGAGTCCGACAGCCGAAGCGGTCTTCGCAGATCATCCGGGGATCGAATGCGCGTCAGCCGGTCTCAGCCGGGACGCGGAGAATCGCCTCGATTCCGAAACCGTAAAGTGGGCGGATTTGATTTTCGTCATGGAGCGCCATCATAAAGCCAAGCTCTCTTCCCAGTTCCGCAAAGAGCTGACGGAAAAGCGGGTCGTGTGCCTCGGCATTCCGGACCACTACCCGTTCATGGATCCACGGCTGGTGGAGATCCTGAAAACGAAGGTCGGGAAACTGCTATAATAGGATAGCCGGGGCGGGAAACCGGGATGACCAATCGTTCACGGCCTTGGCTTCCGCGGCATCAGGATCGCGAACAGATCCAGATCCACCACCTGCTCCTGACCAAGGAACTCCAGAAGAACCTTCACGCGCTCCGGAGCTGGAGCCACCGATACCACCGTACCTTTCATCCCCCGCAGCGGACCGGTGGCGACCTCCACTTCCTCTCCCTCCTCGATCACCGGGGCCACGGTCAGGACATCCCCTTCCGAGGTATCCCGCTCCGTGATCTCCGCCTGCAGCAGATCGACAAAACCCTGCGGCACCGGTGGAATCTGCCCGCCAAAGCGCACCAATCCCCGCACGCCCTGGCTGAAAGTCACCGCGCGCTCCAAGGCGGCGAGATCGAACTTCGCCAACAGGTAGCCCGGAAACAGCGGCTCGACCCACCAGATTTTCCCTCGGCGGGTGGCCTTGCGGTAGCGCAGGCGGGGGCAGAATACCTCCACCCCCTCCAATTCGCGCAGGTGTCCGGCGGCGATGTGCTCGCGCTTCGTCTGGGTGCGCACGCAGTACCAAGCGCTGTGCCCGGCCCCGCTCATTGCCCTAGGAGCCGTTGGATGAGAGGCAACATCACTCCTCCGCGCCGCAGCCAATTGTCCAACCGCTCGATCCGCTCCTCCAGAAACTCGCGCCGTTCGGGATCTTGCTCGCGGGCCGCGACCTCGGCCAGCTTGCCGATCTTCTGCTTCCCGCTCTCGATGTGGGGCCGGACCTGTTCGCGGATAAAGCCGCCCACCAGGCGCTTCAGCTCGACCGCCGGCTCGAAATAGGTGCGGCGTCCACCATTCAACTCCACCTCGCGGACCGCACCGAGCCCCTTCAAGGCCCGGAGCCCCTGGCTGGCGGATCCCTTGCTGATGTCAAGCCGCTCGACCAGATCGTCCAGCGCCAGCGGCACCGGGGAAATGAACAGCAACCCGTAGATTTCCCCGATCGAACGCGGCAATCCCAACACCTTCACCCCATCAACGAATACGTCCACGACGAGGCGCTCCAAGGGATCGAGCGATCCAGTGGAAGGGGCGTCGTCGCGCTCCGATGACTGCGGCATGTGGGCCAACTAGCCCACTCCACGCCAATGTTCAAACTTTATTGAACAAACCCGCCGTGCCAAACATTGGACGGTTCCCGCCGGATCGGCTTGGGTGGCGGCATGGAACTCGACCTGCTCGGCGCGCACGCGGAACGCGCCTATCCGATCCTGGCCTCGCTGGTGTGCCCCCGGCCGATCGCCTGGGTGACGACGCTGAACGCGGATGGCTCGGTCAATCTGGCGCCGTTTTCCTTTTTCAATCTCGTAGGCACTGATCCGCCCCTGCTGATGGTCTGCCCTGGCGATCGTCACGATGGCACTCCCAAGGACACCGCCCTGAACGCGAAAGAGCGCGGCGAATTTGTGGTCCATCTGGTGGACGAGCCGCTGGGCGAAGCCATGAACCGCTCCTCCGCCACCCTGCCCTATGGCGCCAGCGAGGTGGCCAAGGAAGGACTGGAACTGCTCTCCTCCTCCACCATCGCCACGCCACGGCTGGCCGCAGCTCCGGCAGCGCTGGAGTGCAAGGTCCACTCGGTGCAGTTGATCGGGGAAAACCGGATGATCCTCGGCCTGATCCAGCGCGTCCACGTGCGGGAGGACATCTACGAGCCGGACAGCGCCCGCATCCGCGTGAATGCCTATCACCCGGTGGGCCGCATGGCCTCGCCTAACTGGTATTGCACCACCCGCAACCAGTTTGAAATGGTCCGTCCGGCCTGATTTCACCCCTCCTCTCTCCCATTTCGACCTTGGATCTCCTCGCTCCAGACCGCCCCTCGCTCGTCCTCGCCCCGATGCAGGACGTCACCGATCTCCCATTCATGCGGGTGATCGCCCGGCGCGGTGCGCCCGATTGGTTCGTCACCGAATATTTCCGCGTCTATCCGGATTCCCGGCCCGATCCCTACATCCTGCGCTCGATTACGGAGAACAAAACCGACCGACCGGTATTTGCGCAGATGATCGGGCGGGACATCCCCGCCTTGGTCAAGACGGCGGTGGAACTCCAGCGCCATCCGGTGGCCGGGATCGACCTGAACCTGGGTTGCCCGGCTCCGGTGGTGTGCCGCAAGGATGCGGGTGGCGGGCTGCTGCGGAGCCCGGATCAGATCGACGCCATCTTCGGGGCGCTGCGCGAGGTGATTCCCGGTCGTTTCACCGTGAAGACCCGGATCGGCTATCACGATCCGGAGGAGTTTCCCCGGTTGCTGGAGGTTTTTGCCAAGCACGCCATCGACCTGCTGACCATCCACGGCCGCACCGTGGAGGAACGCTATCAAACCCCGGTCCATCCGGACTGCGTGAAGCTGGCGGCCGAAACCCTGCCCTGCCCGGTGATCGCCAACGGCAATGTGGTTAACATACCAACTGGTTTGTCTTATATTCAAAAGACGGGCGCGGCGGGTCTGATGGTGGGTCGTGGCGCGATCCGGAATCCGTGGATTTTCACGCAGCTAAAGGCCGCGTTCGCCGGAGAAGCTGCCATCCAACCAACCAGACGAGACCTTCTGGAATACGCGATGGAGCTGTACGCCGAACTGGCGGCGGAAACGAAGCGTTTCAATCCCCTCGCCCACGTCCAGCGGATGAAAAAGACGATGGTCTATATCACCCAGGGACTGGATCAGGATTTCCACCACCGCATCTGCCGGGCGAAGACCCCGGAGGACTTCGAATCCGCCTGCCGCGATCACCTTGACCACGACGCCCCGCTCCCGGACACACCGCCGGACGACACCAAGCTGTTCTGCGGCTTCGGGGAGTTGGTGAAGTAGCGCGAGGCTCCCGCCTTGCGTGCTTCTGGAGAATCGGACCTGAAAAAGCGTGCCCTAAGGATGACTCGTGACTTCAGCGGCAGCGATCTTGGAGACACACGCAAGGCGGGAGCCTCGCGCTACTAGTTACTCCAGCGCCGATCTCAAATCACTCGCCGCGTTCCGCGCACCGGCATCGGGCACGAAGGTGAAATCATCCTCCGGTTCCACGACGGCGATGGTCGGCAGGGCGGCCTGCGTCTCCGGCGCGGTATCCCGCGGCAATCGCGCGAGCTTTTCCACCGGCTCCGGTTCCGGCAGCACGGCGTTCTCCGCCGCCGCCTTGAGGTCCTCGAACTTGCGGGCGGCGGGCAGCACGCGGCTTTCGAAGGAGGCGACGGCGTTGTTGTAGTTCTGCACCGCGCCATCCAGCGACTTGCCAACCTTCGCGAAGTGTCCGGACAGCGTGCCGAGGCGTTCGTAGAGCGTGCGGCCCATCGCGGAAATCTCGCGCGCGTTCTCGGCCAGCGCCTCCTGACGCCAGCCGTAGGCCACGGCCCGCAGCAGCGCGATCAGCGTGGTCGGCGTCGCGAGGATGACACCATTGTCCACACCGCGCTCGATCAGACCGGGATCATTCTGGAGGGCCGCGGAGAAAAACGACTCACTGGGCAGGAACAGCACCGTGAACTCCGGCGTGTGATCGAACTGCGCGGTGTAGTTCTTCGAGGAAAGCTGGTCGATGTGCGTGCGGACCTGGCGGGTGTGGCGGCGCAGCGCGTCCTCACGGGTGGCGTCATCCGCGGCTTCCAGCGCATCCAGATAGGCATCCATCGGCGTCTTGGAATCGACGACGAGGGTCTTGCCACCGGGCAGCTTCACGATGAGATCCGGGCGCAGGCGCTTGCCCTCATCGGTGGTGGCGGTGTGCTGGGTTTCGAAATCGCAGTGCTCCTGCATGCCGGCCAGTTCGACCACGCGGCGGAGCTGGATTTCCCCCCACTGGCCTCGACCGGTGGGCTGGCGCAACGCCTTCACCAGATTCGCGGTCTCGCGCTGGAGGCCGGACTGGCCTTCGCCGAGCGATTTCACCTGCTGCTGGAGTTCCGCATAGGCGGCCACGCGGGCTTTCTCGATCTCACCGACGCGGAGTTCGAACTTCCCGAGCGATTCCGCCACCGGCTTCACGAGGTTCTCGATGGCGGTCTTCCGCTGCTCGATCTCTCCCTTCGCTTCCTCCGTCTGGGCGCGCAACGAGGTCTTGGCGAGCTGGAGGAACTGTTCAGCGGAGGATTTCAGGGCATCGGCGGAGAGCGCCTTGAAGGTATCGGAAAGGCGCTGCTCGGCGCGGTCGAGAAGCTCTTGTTTCGCTTTGGCCGCTTTCTGCTCTTCTTCCAGACGCGTCTTCAACTCCGCGAGGTGGCTGCGGACGGCGCTGGCCTCCTGATCGTTGAGGGTCGACTCCTCGGTGAGGCGTGCAAGGCGGGCCTCGATTTCGGCCGCGCGGCGTTCCTCGGCCTTCAGACGCTCGGCGGCGGCGGTGTGGCGGCTGTTGGCGGCCAGTTTTGTAATCAGCCAGCCGAGGAAAAGGCCTGCAACGGCGGCGATGATAACGGGCAGATGCTGTTGGAGTTCGGGCGGCATGGCGGATTTTACCTTGCGGGGATTTTTGCCTGCGCTTTGGTTAGGCTGTCCACGCGACAACCGGCGTATCCGCCGCCGCGTCGGAACGCAAACCAAACTCCCGATTCCCATGGCCTTCACGCTTCCCGAACTTGGCTACGCTTACAACGCGCTCGAACCGCACATCGACGCGCGCACGATGGAGATCCATCACAGCAAGCACCACAACGCCTACGTGACCAACCTCAACAACGCGATCGCCGGCAAGGCCGACCTCGAGTCGAAGAGCGCCGAGGATCTCGTCCGCAATCTGGCCGCCGTGCCGGAAGACATCCGCGCTGCGGTCCGCAACAACGGCGGCGGCCACGTGAACCACTCCTTCTTCTGGAAGGTGATCGCCCCCGGCGGTGCCAAGGCTCCGTCCGGTGCGCTCGCCAAGGCCATCGACGATGCCTTCGGTTCCTTCGACGCCTTCAAGGAAGCCTTCGCCAAGGCCGGTGCCACCCGCTTCGGCTCCGGCTGGGCCTGGCTCACCAAGAACGCCGAGGGCAAGCTCTCCGTGAGCTCCTCCGCCAACCAGGACAACCCGATCATGGGCAAGGATTTCGGCGGCAACGGCGAAACCCCGCTGCTCGGCCTCGATGTCTGGGAGCACGCCTACTACCTCAACTACCAGAACCGCCGCCCGGACTACATCGCCGCGTTCTGGAACGTGGTGAACTGGGACGTGGTCGCCGCCAACTACGGTGCCTGATCCACCGGGGGGGGACGTTCTTGTTCCCCTCGCCAGAATCATGATTTCATCCGGCGGGGACAGCGATGTCCCCGCCTTTTTTCATGCCCATGAAACGGCTCCTGCCCAAACTCCTGGCCGCACTGGTGCTGGCGATGCTGACCGTCCTGGCATGGCAGTTTCGTTTCGAGCACTCCGGGCCGCTGCTCACCGGCCCTTTCAAGCCGGGTCTGCCGGGCTGGGAATGGAAAAGCGGGAAGGGCCGTGAAGCCAATCCGGATGAAACCGGCGCGGTGACAATCTCCCGCACCAAAGGGGATGGCGACCCGGCGGTGCTGGTCGAGCACGTGCTGGGCACTCTGGATGACGCGCGGTTCCTCCACATCGAGATGGATGCGAAGTGGGACGACGTGGAGCAGGACGGCGACGTCCGCTGGGCCACGGCGCGGGTGATTCTCTTCGGCAAGCATCCGGATGGCACCACGACCATGCCTCACGATCACGGCCTGATCAGCGCGTATGGCAGTGCCCCATGGCATCATGAAGAAGCAGTTTTCGATCTCGTTCCGAATGGCGGAGAACAACGTCTCTCGCTGGAGCACTGGGGCGTACGCGGCTCGCTGCAACTCCGAAACGTGGAGGTCTCCGTGGTCCGGCAGCGCGCGTGGTTTCTTCCGGCCGCCACCGCTCTGCTGATCGCGTGGGTGCTGTGGGGAACATGGTGGGCGGCTCCTGCTCCCGGACGCTGGAAATGGCTCCGCGCCCTCCTCGCCGGATGCACGCTGGTGGGGGCCACGTGGTTCCTGGTGTTTCCCCAGCCGCGGTTCAGCGCCCGCTCGCTCTCGGGGCAATTCCGGCTTGGTACGGCACTTCCAGTAGTTGCCCCTCCCAAGGCTCCCGAACCTGCGCCACCCCAACCCGTTCCGCCGGTCGCCGTCGTTCCAGCACCAGCACCGCCGCCGGTTTCTCCAGTGGTTCCACCGCCGGTCGCGCCACCCGCACCTCCTGCGATCGTTCCGCCCACGGCCCCGGCTCCCGCACCACCATCGGAGAAACGCGAGGACCGTTTCGTCGATGAAGCGATCCGGCAGTTGCACGACCGCTTCAACTTCCTCCACATCGTCGCCTTCGGAGCCTTCGGGCTGGCGCTGTTCGGATTCGCGCGCCCCGGGCTGTGGCCGATCACCGCGGTGATCGCGTTCGCCTCGGAAGCGCTGCCGAACTACCAACAGCATCAGGCATGGGATCGCGGGGACATCGGCGATCTGCTATCGGATGGCGCGGGCCTGTTGCTCGCGGCACTGGTGGTGATGGCCGTGAGGAAGCGGTGGCGGAAGAGATGCTCTCCAACGGATGATCCGGCCTCCGGAGACTCCACCCCCGGAAAAGCCCTCCCCGGCTGACGCCTCAACTCCTTTTCCGGATCGAGCGGTCTTGGAAAAACCGCGTGAGCACCACCGCCACCAGCGAACCGATCAGGCAGGTGAACATATCCTCCTGCGTATCCCATGGATCACCCTGGGTACCGAGGAACGCTTCCGATGCCTGCGCGGACACCAGTGCGGCGCACCACTCCAGAAGCTCATACACCGCGCTCACCGCCATGCAGAAGCAAACCGTGAGAAACTCCCGCCAACCGCGCCGCGCGATCACGCGGTTCCGGATCATCACCTCGCGGAACAGTACCGCGGGCACGAAGCCCTGCGCGAAATGACCGAGGCGATCGTAATGGTTGCGCTGGAAGCCGAACCAATCCTCCGCCCATTCACCAAGCGGCACCCTCGCATAGGTGTAGTGCCCACCGACGATCAGCAGGATCATGTGCAGGGCGATGCATGTCAGCGCGAAGCTTGAGAAGGACCAGCCCTTGCGCGCGGCAATGAACAACCCGGCCAAACCGATGAACACCGGCGCGGTTTCCATGCCCCACGTCAGCCAGTCGTAAGGACGCCACATCGACCATGCCAAAACGGGCAGGACGCAGGCGAGAAGAGGCAGCAGGCCGGAACGCTTCATTCGTCCAACATCGCACGAAACAGACCGTGCGGAAGCACCATCCGCCAAGGCCGCATTTCTCCAGCAAGCGGGCTGGCCAGCCACCGATCCCCGGGATATGTGTGCCGCGGATGATGGAGATGTTTGAACCGCGGGAGGACGTGCTGGCGCAACTGGAGCGCCTGTGGGAACAAGGGCTCATCCTCCAGGCATGGGAGCTCGCCAAGGAACACGGACCGATGGAGAGGTGGGCACCGGGGCCCGCCCTGCTCGTGGCGGCACGGATCGCATCCACCGCCGGGAACTCCAAGCTCGCCAACGTCTTCGACATCCTCAACTGGCGTGACGACCGGCAGGACCCCGGCCGCTATTTCCAAGCATTGTTTCCCCGGCTCAAGTGGCGCCCTCCGGTGCTGCTGCTGCCGGAGATCCAGGCCATGCTGGAGCAGCGGACACGCCCGATGGAAGACACGGACCGCGCCGATCTCCTCTCATTCAAGTCCTGGGCACTCGGCACGCTCCGCGATTTCGCGGCAGCACATGAAGCAGCCGATGAGGCGATCCGCCTTGTCCCGTCCTCCCCCTGGATCCGCGTGCAGCGGTCGTCCGTCCTCGAGATGGAAGACCGCTACGAGGAAGCGCTGGCCGCAGCCCGTGAGGGCATGCGGATCCGGAAGTTCCATCGTCCCTCGGTGTTGCAAACGGTGGATTGTCTGGTCCACCTCGGCCGTGACGATGAAGCCATCCAACTGCTTCACGAGGCTCACGATGCCACCGAGCTGGGCGCGTTCGCGATGCAACTCCAGGCGCTCTACAGCGAACGCGAGGATCATGAGCGCGGACTGTGGTGCCTGGATGAGGCGGAGCGCCGCATGCCCCTGATCACGAAGGATCTCACCAAGTGGATCGCCGGACGCCGCGCGGACTTCCACTATCTGGCCGATGACATCGATGCCTGCTTGGAATGGTGCGATCGCAAGGGCGAGGGCTTCCAGAAATTCATGGCCGAGAAGCTGAGGCGGCCGGATGCCCGGACGCGCAAGCGCAAGCGCCTGAACGTGCCCTTCATCCGCCAGCACAACATGACCTGTGCGCCCGCGACACTCGCCTCACTGGCGAAGTACTGGGGCAAGGATCACGACCACCTCGCCATCGCCGATGCCATCTGCTACAACGGCACGCCTTGGCACAAGGAGCACGGTTGGGCGGAGACGCATGGCTTCACGGTGCGTGAATTCCGGTTCACCCGCGAGGTGCTCATCGCCCTGATCGATCGCGGCCTGCCCTTCACGCTCACCACCTCCTACGTCACCTCCGCACACCTCCAGGCCTGCATCGGCTATGACGATCGCTCGGACATGGTGCTGCTGCGCGATCCCACCAACCGCCACTACGGCGAGATGTTGATCGACGGCCTGATCGAAGCCCATCCGACACAAGGCCCCCGCTGCATGGTGCTGGTGCCGCAGGAGGAAGCCCACCGGCTCGATGGCATCCTGTTTCCGGATGAAGCGGTGTATGACGCGCATCACCATCTTTCCGTGGCGACCGAACATCACGACCGCTGGAAGGCGGAGGAAGCGGTGTCCACCTTGCGGGCGATCTCACCGGAGCATCCGCTCACGCTGCTCGGAGAAGTGGAGCTGGCCGCCTATCTGGGCCACCGTGCCCGGCAACTGGAATTCACGGACCGCTTGATCGCCCGCTTTCCCAATCATGCGCCGCTCCAGCTCAACCGCCTCGGAGTCCTGCAAATGCTGGGCGACCGCGAGGCCAGCAAGGTTCTCCTGGAAACGATCACCGCGAAGCCCTGCGATCCGATTTTCATCT belongs to Luteolibacter ambystomatis and includes:
- the rmuC gene encoding DNA recombination protein RmuC; amino-acid sequence: MPPELQQHLPVIIAAVAGLFLGWLITKLAANSRHTAAAERLKAEERRAAEIEARLARLTEESTLNDQEASAVRSHLAELKTRLEEEQKAAKAKQELLDRAEQRLSDTFKALSADALKSSAEQFLQLAKTSLRAQTEEAKGEIEQRKTAIENLVKPVAESLGKFELRVGEIEKARVAAYAELQQQVKSLGEGQSGLQRETANLVKALRQPTGRGQWGEIQLRRVVELAGMQEHCDFETQHTATTDEGKRLRPDLIVKLPGGKTLVVDSKTPMDAYLDALEAADDATREDALRRHTRQVRTHIDQLSSKNYTAQFDHTPEFTVLFLPSESFFSAALQNDPGLIERGVDNGVILATPTTLIALLRAVAYGWRQEALAENAREISAMGRTLYERLGTLSGHFAKVGKSLDGAVQNYNNAVASFESRVLPAARKFEDLKAAAENAVLPEPEPVEKLARLPRDTAPETQAALPTIAVVEPEDDFTFVPDAGARNAASDLRSALE
- a CDS encoding superoxide dismutase; the encoded protein is MAFTLPELGYAYNALEPHIDARTMEIHHSKHHNAYVTNLNNAIAGKADLESKSAEDLVRNLAAVPEDIRAAVRNNGGGHVNHSFFWKVIAPGGAKAPSGALAKAIDDAFGSFDAFKEAFAKAGATRFGSGWAWLTKNAEGKLSVSSSANQDNPIMGKDFGGNGETPLLGLDVWEHAYYLNYQNRRPDYIAAFWNVVNWDVVAANYGA
- a CDS encoding DUF2238 domain-containing protein, which encodes MKRSGLLPLLACVLPVLAWSMWRPYDWLTWGMETAPVFIGLAGLFIAARKGWSFSSFALTCIALHMILLIVGGHYTYARVPLGEWAEDWFGFQRNHYDRLGHFAQGFVPAVLFREVMIRNRVIARRGWREFLTVCFCMAVSAVYELLEWCAALVSAQASEAFLGTQGDPWDTQEDMFTCLIGSLVAVVLTRFFQDRSIRKRS